A single window of Arcobacter venerupis DNA harbors:
- the trxC gene encoding thioredoxin TrxC, translating to MRVICPSCLSINNVPKKDSYLKANCGKCKESLLDNKPINLTSANFDEVVVNSEIPVIVDFWAPWCGPCKMFAPIFNETSKKYPLKAVFAKVDTELEQTLGSKYHIMSIPTLIVYKNGVEVKRVSGALDPLRLSNLVNEFI from the coding sequence ATGAGAGTAATTTGTCCTAGTTGTTTGAGTATAAACAATGTACCTAAAAAAGATTCTTATTTAAAAGCAAATTGTGGAAAATGTAAAGAGTCACTTTTAGATAACAAACCTATAAATCTAACAAGTGCAAACTTTGATGAAGTTGTTGTAAATAGTGAGATTCCTGTGATTGTAGATTTTTGGGCACCTTGGTGTGGACCTTGTAAAATGTTTGCACCAATATTTAATGAAACATCAAAAAAATATCCACTAAAAGCAGTTTTTGCAAAAGTTGATACGGAGCTTGAACAAACTTTAGGTAGTAAATATCACATTATGTCGATTCCAACTTTGATTGTTTATAAAAATGGTGTTGAAGTAAAAAGAGTAAGTGGAGCTTTAGATCCATTAAGATTATCAAATTTAGTAAATGAATTTATTTAA
- a CDS encoding DUF3010 family protein translates to MNICGIELKANNALLVVLKNNEYIDSKIKKIIIEDDEKQEDIRKFCNEFLDFLQKNEIEKIFIKKRAKKGNFSGGAVTFKMEGLIQLNPLCSVELISAQTVRTFEKKNQIQFPKELNKYQEQAYLTALCNL, encoded by the coding sequence ATGAATATTTGTGGAATTGAATTAAAAGCTAATAATGCTCTTTTAGTTGTATTAAAAAATAACGAATATATAGATAGCAAAATTAAAAAAATTATAATTGAAGATGATGAAAAACAAGAAGATATTAGAAAATTTTGCAATGAGTTTTTAGACTTCTTACAAAAAAATGAGATTGAAAAAATCTTCATAAAAAAACGAGCAAAAAAAGGGAACTTTTCAGGTGGTGCAGTTACTTTCAAAATGGAAGGCTTAATCCAACTAAATCCACTTTGCTCGGTGGAATTAATATCAGCTCAAACTGTCCGCACCTTTGAAAAGAAAAATCAGATTCAATTTCCAAAAGAACTAAATAAATACCAAGAACAAGCATATCTTACAGCACTTTGTAATCTATAA
- a CDS encoding Txe/YoeB family addiction module toxin → MYQLIFMSQAQKDAKNLSSSGLKEKAMQLLEIIQKNPLQYPPEYEYLKGDMQGLISRRINKQHRLVYEIFEEQKVIRVYRMWKHYE, encoded by the coding sequence ATGTATCAACTTATTTTTATGTCTCAAGCTCAAAAAGATGCTAAAAATTTATCTTCAAGTGGATTAAAAGAAAAAGCTATGCAACTTTTAGAAATTATTCAAAAAAATCCACTTCAATATCCTCCTGAATATGAATATTTAAAAGGTGATATGCAAGGTCTTATTAGTCGAAGAATAAATAAACAACATCGATTGGTTTATGAAATTTTTGAAGAACAAAAAGTTATCAGAGTTTATCGAATGTGGAAACACTATGAGTAG
- the thiI gene encoding tRNA uracil 4-sulfurtransferase ThiI produces MNNHEIKTQKFIIKYFTEIMIKGSTAKRQMISQVYNNLVNLLSKISSDITIKKFFDKIEVVCPVEVADIVRMKLLDTPGIQQILEAMQFDNMNTLDDIKVKVNEMMAHEIQGKSFVIRCKRTGTQEFKSTQVEQTVGGYMLAMNDTKGVALKNAEVTINIELVFAQLNIITHKHMGMGGFPIGSQGSILSLMSGGFDSTVASYLTMKRGIKTHFIFFNLGGIAHEIGVKQVAYYLWNKFGASHRVQFISVPFDDVVTEIFKSVSEPYMGVMLKRLMLIASEKIADTMKIDALVTGESVAQVSSQTLRNLALIDQATNKLVLRPLAMMSKPDIIEIANNIGTSRFAESMPEYCGVISKNPVTHGNYDRIASEARRFDYTVLDEAVRTSVFVNVDEIAQDVSEIGQMEVVSDLSSGKYTVIDIRQSADCIETSCETLKIPFYKLKSEFKKLPQDKQYLFYCDKGILSQLHAQFLRDAENYTNIKVYRP; encoded by the coding sequence ATGAATAACCACGAGATCAAAACTCAAAAATTTATAATCAAGTATTTCACTGAAATAATGATAAAAGGCTCAACAGCAAAAAGACAGATGATTTCTCAAGTTTATAATAACTTAGTAAATCTTTTATCAAAAATTTCAAGTGATATAACTATAAAAAAGTTTTTTGATAAGATAGAAGTAGTATGTCCTGTTGAAGTAGCTGATATTGTAAGAATGAAACTTCTTGATACACCAGGGATTCAACAAATATTAGAAGCTATGCAATTTGATAATATGAATACTTTAGATGACATCAAAGTAAAAGTAAATGAAATGATGGCACATGAAATACAAGGTAAATCTTTTGTAATCAGATGTAAAAGAACAGGAACTCAAGAGTTCAAATCAACTCAAGTTGAACAAACTGTTGGTGGATATATGTTAGCAATGAATGACACAAAAGGTGTTGCTTTAAAAAATGCAGAAGTTACAATAAATATTGAACTTGTATTTGCTCAATTAAATATAATCACTCACAAGCACATGGGAATGGGTGGTTTTCCAATAGGAAGTCAAGGAAGTATTTTATCTCTTATGTCTGGTGGATTTGACTCAACTGTTGCTTCATATTTAACTATGAAAAGAGGAATAAAAACTCACTTTATTTTCTTTAATCTTGGTGGAATTGCACATGAAATTGGTGTAAAACAAGTAGCTTATTATTTATGGAATAAATTTGGAGCTTCTCATAGAGTTCAGTTTATTTCTGTTCCTTTTGATGATGTTGTAACTGAAATCTTCAAAAGTGTGAGTGAACCATATATGGGAGTTATGTTAAAAAGACTTATGTTAATAGCTTCTGAAAAAATAGCTGATACTATGAAAATTGATGCGCTCGTAACAGGTGAAAGTGTTGCACAAGTTTCAAGTCAAACTTTAAGAAACTTAGCTTTAATTGACCAAGCTACAAATAAACTTGTATTAAGACCACTTGCAATGATGAGTAAACCTGATATTATCGAAATTGCAAATAATATTGGAACAAGCAGATTTGCAGAATCAATGCCTGAGTATTGTGGAGTTATTTCTAAAAATCCAGTAACTCATGGAAATTATGACAGAATTGCTAGTGAAGCTAGAAGATTTGATTATACTGTTTTAGATGAAGCTGTAAGAACATCTGTTTTTGTAAATGTGGATGAAATCGCTCAAGATGTTAGTGAAATTGGACAAATGGAAGTAGTAAGTGATTTAAGTAGTGGGAAATACACAGTTATTGATATTAGACAAAGTGCTGATTGTATTGAAACATCTTGTGAAACACTAAAAATTCCTTTTTACAAATTAAAAAGTGAATTTAAAAAACTTCCACAAGACAAACAGTATCTATTCTATTGTGATAAAGGAATTTTAAGTCAGCTTCATGCTCAGTTTTTAAGAGATGCAGAAAACTATACAAATATTAAAGTTTACAGACCATAA
- a CDS encoding DoxX family protein — MSRTIKLIRLSLGIIFLWYGMLKFFPSLSPAEALATQTIDILFFGLISPSVSIKLLAILEVGIGLGFIFGIYTRYVVFVFLGHMICTFAPLFILPELSFTQAPYAFTLVGQYIVKNVVFILAGILIYQNEVLGKTRS; from the coding sequence ATGAGTAGGACGATTAAGTTAATTAGATTATCATTAGGGATAATTTTTTTATGGTATGGTATGTTGAAGTTTTTTCCAAGTTTAAGTCCAGCAGAAGCATTAGCTACGCAAACTATTGATATTTTATTTTTTGGATTGATTAGTCCAAGTGTATCAATTAAACTTTTAGCTATTTTAGAAGTGGGAATTGGTTTAGGATTTATTTTTGGTATTTATACAAGATATGTAGTTTTTGTATTTTTAGGACATATGATTTGTACTTTTGCACCATTGTTTATTTTGCCTGAGTTATCATTTACTCAAGCACCTTATGCATTTACTTTGGTTGGGCAGTATATTGTAAAAAATGTTGTGTTCATATTAGCAGGAATATTGATTTATCAAAATGAAGTTTTAGGCAAAACAAGAAGTTAA
- a CDS encoding M15 family metallopeptidase, giving the protein MKFYFLVVIFISTYLNASNIKLIDEKYANKMLGLTYHKECPVSLDELRIVNVKYLGFDNNIYLGDIIVHKDLAFEVFEIFKELFEISYAIKQIIPIEKYNGDDFASIEADNTSAFNCRKAEGSQKYSKHSYGKAIDLNPLENPYVYSNGTTSHEASQKYLIRKSNDDSIENKAVLTSSSKAVQIFKKYGWKWGGDWKNIKDYQHFQK; this is encoded by the coding sequence ATGAAATTTTATTTTTTAGTAGTTATTTTTATCTCAACTTATTTAAATGCTTCTAATATAAAACTAATAGATGAAAAATATGCCAATAAAATGTTAGGACTTACTTATCACAAAGAGTGCCCAGTCTCTTTGGATGAATTACGAATAGTAAATGTTAAATATTTAGGTTTTGATAACAATATTTATTTGGGAGATATTATTGTTCATAAAGACCTTGCTTTTGAAGTCTTTGAAATATTTAAAGAATTATTTGAAATATCCTATGCAATTAAGCAAATCATTCCTATAGAAAAATATAATGGAGATGATTTTGCTTCAATTGAAGCTGATAATACATCAGCTTTTAATTGCAGAAAAGCAGAAGGAAGCCAAAAGTATTCTAAACACTCTTATGGTAAAGCAATTGATTTAAATCCTTTAGAAAACCCTTATGTTTACTCAAATGGCACAACTTCACATGAAGCTTCACAAAAATATTTAATTAGAAAATCAAATGATGATTCCATTGAAAATAAAGCTGTATTAACATCTTCAAGTAAAGCTGTTCAAATATTTAAAAAGTATGGATGGAAATGGGGTGGTGATTGGAAAAATATAAAAGATTACCAACACTTTCAAAAATAA
- a CDS encoding DUF2214 family protein: MTEIFFRYLHFIGIMSLSATLVAQHLIISSQVSREQFKKIAFLDLIYIISIILTLIGGLSLWIFVGKDASFYSTNWVFHLKLLMFVLVILLSIYPTRFFLKNKKTSDETIKMPKVIVMLFRMQLALVFIMPLLGVLIARG; this comes from the coding sequence ATGACAGAAATATTTTTTAGATATTTACATTTTATTGGGATTATGAGTTTAAGTGCAACTTTAGTTGCTCAACATCTGATTATATCTTCTCAAGTGAGTAGGGAGCAATTTAAAAAAATTGCATTTTTAGATTTAATTTATATTATTAGTATAATTCTTACTTTAATCGGTGGTTTAAGTCTTTGGATTTTTGTTGGTAAAGATGCTAGTTTTTATTCAACAAATTGGGTTTTTCATTTAAAACTATTAATGTTTGTTTTAGTGATATTACTTTCTATTTACCCAACAAGGTTTTTTCTTAAAAATAAAAAAACTTCAGATGAAACTATTAAAATGCCAAAAGTAATAGTTATGTTATTTAGAATGCAACTTGCATTGGTATTTATTATGCCTTTATTAGGTGTTTTAATAGCTAGAGGTTAA